One Echinicola strongylocentroti DNA window includes the following coding sequences:
- a CDS encoding sulfatase-like hydrolase/transferase, producing MNNRYLHIVMVLFLGGMMASFTQKTPPKRPNFLFVVGDDQSPFDLQVYDGKSVLETPHISQLASSGMVFESARHMGSMNGAVCTPSRHMIMTGRTLWHLPPSAEFQKQTDPHPLDEQSLPAVFNKAGYKTMRTCKKGNSYPGANRQFTVIEDATKRGGTEETGSAWHSKQVLAYLEDREANREEDPFLIYFGFSHPHDTRDGTPELLDKYGAVNHRDKNSLPPANPKQPPLQENYLIEHPFFHGHPELRDEERVSGVWKNRDEQTVRNELGREYACSENIDDQLGKVLQKLEKMGELDNTYIIYTSDHGMSIGRHGLMGKQNLYEHTWRVPFIVKGPGIQPGRRVEGNIYLLDVLPTLCDLAGIAIPETVEGASFKPVLMGQKETIREVQYGVYCGGTKPGMRTVRKGDWKLIKYDVMDGEVRETQLFNLAENPHEFLPEHQRAAKMETNLATHPEYSDKLQEMEALLLEEMVKHDDPYRLWNQE from the coding sequence ATGAACAATAGGTATTTACACATCGTCATGGTGCTTTTTTTGGGAGGGATGATGGCATCTTTTACCCAAAAAACTCCTCCCAAACGGCCCAATTTTCTATTCGTGGTAGGGGATGATCAGTCTCCATTCGACTTGCAGGTGTATGATGGCAAGTCGGTATTGGAAACTCCACATATCAGCCAACTTGCCAGTTCGGGGATGGTATTCGAAAGTGCCCGCCATATGGGATCCATGAACGGTGCGGTGTGTACTCCCTCGCGTCATATGATCATGACGGGAAGAACACTTTGGCACCTTCCTCCCAGTGCGGAATTCCAAAAGCAGACTGACCCTCATCCATTGGACGAGCAGAGTCTTCCGGCTGTTTTCAATAAAGCTGGATATAAAACGATGAGGACCTGTAAGAAGGGAAATTCCTACCCAGGAGCCAATCGGCAATTTACGGTAATAGAGGATGCTACCAAACGGGGAGGTACTGAGGAGACAGGTAGCGCTTGGCATTCCAAGCAAGTGTTGGCGTACTTGGAAGATCGTGAAGCGAATAGGGAAGAAGATCCTTTTTTAATTTATTTTGGGTTTTCCCATCCACATGATACACGGGACGGCACGCCCGAGCTATTGGATAAGTATGGCGCTGTCAACCATAGGGATAAAAACAGCCTTCCACCGGCCAATCCAAAGCAACCGCCCCTGCAAGAAAACTATTTGATCGAGCATCCTTTTTTTCATGGACATCCGGAGCTTAGAGATGAAGAACGTGTAAGCGGCGTATGGAAAAATCGGGATGAGCAAACGGTCAGAAATGAGCTGGGACGGGAATATGCCTGCTCAGAGAATATTGACGACCAATTGGGAAAGGTCCTCCAAAAGCTTGAAAAAATGGGGGAGCTGGACAATACCTACATTATTTATACCTCTGACCATGGTATGTCCATAGGAAGGCATGGACTGATGGGCAAACAAAACCTGTACGAGCACACATGGAGAGTGCCGTTCATAGTGAAGGGGCCGGGTATCCAGCCTGGTCGCCGTGTGGAAGGGAATATCTATTTATTGGATGTGCTCCCGACTTTATGTGATTTGGCAGGAATAGCCATTCCTGAAACTGTAGAAGGAGCTAGTTTTAAGCCAGTCCTTATGGGGCAAAAGGAAACCATAAGGGAAGTCCAGTACGGGGTGTATTGTGGTGGTACCAAGCCCGGCATGCGGACAGTAAGAAAGGGAGACTGGAAACTCATAAAATACGATGTGATGGATGGAGAAGTGAGGGAAACACAGCTTTTCAACCTGGCCGAAAACCCACATGAATTTCTTCCGGAACATCAAAGGGCTGCCAAAATGGAAACTAACTTGGCCACCCATCCGGAGTACTCAGATAAGCTTCAAGAAATGGAAGCCCTTCTGCTGGAAGAAATGGTGAAGCACGATGACCCTTACCGACTTTGGAACCAAGAATAG
- a CDS encoding sulfatase-like hydrolase/transferase has product MKNINTTLLLILAVLAFSCEQKKERASQPNIVVILCDDLGYGDLGAYGHPVIQTPNLDDMAAKGIQFTNFYSAAPVCSPSRVGLLTGRSPNRAGIYDFIIGGSRKRPNNRDLVHLQADEETIPARLKSAGYATCLSGKWHCSSLFNQPAKQPTPDHFGFDHWFATHNNAAPSHENPNNFVRNGQDVGEIEGFSCQIVVDEALSWLQGQSEDKPFYLQVTFHEPHEPIASPQDLVEKYLPTAENQHQAEYFANVENMDLAVGKLMAYLEENHGENTLIVFTSDNGPETLNRYARAKHSYGSPGELKGMKLWTNEAGFRVPGIMYWMGESIYQGTSDAVVSSLDFMPTFCELAGVEVPENTLDGQSFLPVLEAGTMEERDKPLLWSFYNALNDHMVAMRKGDWKILARLKMEEGYLPKTLNLYPGNEDSVKNAKLVDFQLYDLSKDKGEGTDLSTEHQEKLAEMKQSLEKEYKALLEGSHIWERDSE; this is encoded by the coding sequence ATGAAAAATATCAATACCACCTTGTTGTTAATCCTGGCCGTGTTGGCCTTTTCCTGTGAACAGAAGAAGGAAAGGGCAAGCCAGCCCAATATTGTTGTTATTCTGTGTGATGATTTGGGCTACGGGGATTTGGGGGCTTATGGCCATCCAGTGATCCAAACGCCCAACTTGGACGATATGGCGGCCAAGGGAATACAGTTCACCAACTTTTATTCGGCAGCTCCTGTATGTTCACCATCCAGGGTGGGATTGCTGACCGGTAGGAGCCCAAACAGGGCCGGTATTTATGATTTTATAATTGGGGGAAGTAGAAAACGACCCAATAACCGGGACTTGGTCCATCTACAAGCTGATGAGGAAACCATTCCCGCAAGGCTAAAATCTGCAGGATATGCCACTTGTCTATCCGGAAAATGGCACTGTAGCTCATTGTTCAACCAACCAGCCAAACAGCCTACCCCTGACCATTTTGGGTTCGACCACTGGTTTGCTACCCATAATAATGCTGCACCAAGTCATGAAAATCCCAATAATTTTGTCAGAAATGGTCAGGATGTCGGCGAGATAGAAGGGTTCAGTTGTCAGATAGTGGTGGATGAAGCATTGAGTTGGCTTCAGGGGCAGTCGGAAGACAAGCCTTTCTATTTGCAGGTTACCTTTCATGAGCCTCATGAGCCTATTGCTTCTCCGCAGGACTTGGTGGAGAAGTACCTTCCTACTGCCGAAAACCAACACCAAGCCGAGTACTTTGCCAATGTCGAAAACATGGATTTGGCAGTTGGGAAATTGATGGCTTATTTGGAAGAAAACCATGGTGAAAATACCCTCATTGTCTTTACTTCAGACAATGGCCCAGAGACGCTGAACAGGTATGCTCGTGCCAAGCATTCCTATGGTTCTCCAGGAGAACTAAAAGGCATGAAGTTATGGACAAATGAGGCAGGTTTTAGGGTTCCGGGTATTATGTACTGGATGGGAGAGTCCATTTATCAAGGCACTTCTGATGCGGTGGTGTCATCATTGGACTTTATGCCTACATTCTGTGAATTGGCCGGTGTCGAGGTGCCTGAAAATACATTGGATGGCCAATCTTTCCTGCCTGTACTGGAAGCGGGTACAATGGAGGAGCGTGATAAGCCGCTGTTATGGAGTTTCTATAATGCGCTCAACGACCACATGGTGGCGATGAGGAAAGGAGACTGGAAAATTCTGGCACGCCTAAAAATGGAAGAGGGCTATCTGCCCAAAACACTGAACCTTTATCCCGGAAATGAAGATTCCGTAAAAAATGCCAAGTTGGTGGATTTTCAACTGTATGACCTCAGTAAAGACAAAGGAGAGGGGACGGACTTATCCACTGAGCATCAAGAGAAATTAGCGGAGATGAAGCAATCGCTGGAGAAAGAGTATAAAGCATTATTGGAAGGCAGCCATATTTGGGAGCGGGATTCTGAATAA
- a CDS encoding DUF6250 domain-containing protein — MSKSVLWIVLSGMVFFACTKGEEKTVQLTDDLTVKASLQYSDDFAEGIANWKAEQGEGGEVYHNNGKLEINDKSGCTVWFKEKLEGPVMIEYDAYVIEDGGEYDRVSDLNCFWMATDGENPDNLFAKSDFRKGSFPNYDSLHLYYVGMGGHHNTKTRFRRYTGNGEKPLLPEHDLSAPEYLITPNTVKHIRLVAFDNVIQYYRNDTLIYDYRDPNPYTEGHFGIRTVHNHMTVDNFKVYQLSEVEK; from the coding sequence ATGAGTAAATCGGTTTTATGGATAGTCCTTTCGGGCATGGTGTTTTTTGCATGCACCAAAGGTGAAGAGAAGACCGTCCAGCTAACAGATGATTTGACGGTGAAGGCGTCTTTACAGTATAGTGATGATTTTGCCGAAGGTATAGCAAACTGGAAAGCGGAGCAAGGCGAAGGTGGTGAAGTGTACCACAATAATGGAAAACTTGAAATAAATGATAAAAGTGGTTGTACCGTTTGGTTTAAAGAGAAACTGGAAGGTCCGGTCATGATCGAATACGATGCCTATGTCATCGAAGACGGAGGAGAATATGATCGTGTTTCTGACTTGAACTGCTTCTGGATGGCTACTGACGGTGAAAACCCAGACAACCTTTTTGCCAAGTCAGATTTTAGAAAGGGTAGTTTTCCTAATTATGACAGCCTCCATCTTTATTATGTGGGAATGGGGGGACATCACAATACAAAAACAAGATTTAGGAGGTACACGGGCAATGGTGAAAAACCGCTCTTACCTGAGCATGACCTCAGTGCCCCAGAGTACCTCATCACACCAAATACCGTAAAGCATATTCGGTTAGTGGCTTTTGATAATGTTATCCAATATTATCGAAATGATACATTGATCTATGATTATCGCGACCCAAATCCCTATACGGAAGGGCATTTTGGCATCCGAACAGTCCATAATCACATGACCGTAGACAATTTTAAAGTTTACCAGCTCAGTGAAGTAGAAAAATAG
- a CDS encoding right-handed parallel beta-helix repeat-containing protein: MKISGFHYLNLLIVFTFLQQAVVANPLGFSDERVKEIYVSPLGDDDGAGTKNDPFATFDRALRETKAYAGKQAVTVWFSEGTYYLEETIRIGSEYSGTDSNPVTFAASPGAKVTIKGSQRLDNLQWAAYKEGIYVTSIPSDLEEVDQLFVNGNRQVRARFPNYDDQNPLRGGEGYIQVTGGMNERYDEWFSYDPETFTEKEWAHPETGIVHAFQSHNWGNMQYAIKEVDRSSNKVYLGEGGWQLQRKYGIGGKGSKSSWYFIENIFEELDDPGEWYVDHEENLLYYYPPAGVNLSEAMVEVPVVNDLIQLMGSPSSPVRHIQFKGFRFTQSNYTFMDEYEPLARGDWAIHRGGAVFMEGAEHCLVEDCAFEYLGGNGVFMSAYNRENVVRGCQFVHLGESAVCFVGDPSSVRFYQTWDDSELLGKDWVKMREGMDMEPGPKTPDYPKNCVVENSIMHDFGDVGKQVAGIYISMSFKIRASHNTIYNCPRAGICINDGTWGGHIIEHSDIWETVRETGEHGPFNSWGRERQWRGSRGKDDQFLKELTKLDALENVIVRNNRIANYRKSISAGNWTIDLDDGSSYFEIYNNLNLGSTIKLRDGMARKVYNNITVSAVPLGWHVWPKESEDEIYQNIFVIAGAIPGNEQPTRNFIRPVGLPSDTKWSEHYDRNLYWNYNFPVDFLVTESKDMKAWLAEGYDKNSLVADPQFVDPLNGNYQVSEDSPALALGFENFPMDKFGHQMTRIVPFGGEFEEDIKVELKKDLRAKDGGKVYFTLDGSAPTIHSLEYNGEFILDKNTTVRAQTFDANGLPVGFEMKADFEKVEKVIYPSWLQTLLAGKYQGDVVAADQALVKEVAGATLVNIKDDPDLIDATGGYDYGCYIRSLDEDKGAMWGDAGLEQDWVIQQVNGVTVRNITSLERELAKYHNQDVEVTAARDYSTSTFTVKVP, from the coding sequence ATGAAGATTTCAGGATTCCATTATCTGAATTTACTGATAGTATTTACTTTCCTACAGCAGGCAGTTGTGGCTAATCCGTTGGGGTTTTCTGACGAACGGGTGAAAGAAATATACGTCTCTCCACTAGGTGATGATGATGGTGCAGGGACGAAAAATGATCCTTTTGCCACATTTGACAGGGCATTGCGGGAAACCAAAGCATACGCGGGAAAGCAAGCCGTGACAGTGTGGTTCTCTGAGGGAACGTACTATTTGGAAGAAACTATCAGGATAGGAAGTGAATATTCCGGGACGGATTCAAATCCCGTGACTTTTGCCGCCTCTCCCGGAGCAAAGGTCACTATAAAAGGATCCCAGCGTCTGGACAATTTACAATGGGCAGCCTATAAAGAGGGGATTTATGTGACGTCTATTCCATCTGATCTAGAAGAGGTGGACCAGTTATTTGTGAATGGAAACAGGCAAGTGCGAGCGCGCTTTCCCAATTACGATGATCAAAATCCCCTGCGAGGTGGCGAAGGATACATTCAGGTGACTGGCGGTATGAATGAACGCTATGATGAATGGTTTTCCTATGATCCCGAAACATTTACAGAAAAGGAATGGGCACATCCGGAAACAGGGATTGTCCATGCCTTTCAAAGCCACAACTGGGGGAATATGCAGTATGCCATTAAGGAAGTAGATAGGAGTTCCAATAAAGTTTATTTGGGAGAGGGAGGATGGCAGCTCCAGAGAAAATATGGAATAGGAGGAAAAGGGAGCAAGTCTTCTTGGTATTTTATTGAGAATATTTTTGAAGAGCTGGACGATCCGGGAGAATGGTATGTAGACCATGAAGAAAACCTACTTTATTACTACCCTCCAGCTGGGGTAAATCTCTCCGAAGCCATGGTGGAAGTTCCGGTGGTGAATGACCTTATCCAGCTGATGGGTAGCCCATCCTCGCCGGTAAGGCATATTCAATTCAAAGGATTCCGGTTTACCCAATCCAATTACACGTTCATGGATGAATACGAGCCGCTTGCTAGGGGAGATTGGGCCATACACAGGGGAGGAGCAGTGTTTATGGAAGGAGCAGAGCACTGTTTGGTAGAGGACTGTGCGTTTGAATACCTAGGAGGAAATGGGGTGTTCATGAGTGCTTACAATAGAGAGAATGTAGTAAGAGGGTGTCAATTTGTCCACTTGGGAGAGAGTGCGGTGTGTTTCGTAGGGGATCCTTCATCGGTTCGCTTCTATCAGACTTGGGATGATAGTGAGCTACTCGGTAAGGACTGGGTCAAGATGCGTGAGGGGATGGATATGGAGCCAGGCCCTAAGACTCCCGACTATCCAAAAAACTGTGTCGTAGAAAATTCCATCATGCATGACTTTGGTGATGTGGGCAAGCAAGTGGCAGGAATCTATATTTCCATGAGTTTTAAGATCAGGGCATCACATAATACGATCTATAACTGTCCCAGGGCCGGTATCTGTATTAATGACGGTACTTGGGGTGGCCACATCATAGAGCACAGTGATATTTGGGAAACAGTCCGGGAAACTGGAGAGCATGGCCCTTTTAATTCCTGGGGAAGAGAGCGCCAGTGGCGGGGCTCCCGCGGAAAAGATGATCAATTTCTCAAAGAACTCACGAAGCTCGATGCGTTGGAGAATGTAATCGTTCGGAATAACAGGATCGCCAATTACCGTAAATCGATTAGTGCCGGTAACTGGACAATAGACTTGGATGATGGATCCAGTTATTTTGAGATATATAATAACCTTAATTTGGGCTCTACCATTAAGCTTCGGGATGGCATGGCCAGAAAGGTTTATAACAATATCACAGTAAGTGCTGTGCCACTGGGATGGCACGTATGGCCAAAAGAATCTGAAGATGAAATCTACCAAAACATTTTTGTGATAGCCGGTGCTATCCCTGGCAATGAGCAACCTACCCGTAATTTTATCCGGCCGGTGGGGTTACCTTCCGACACTAAGTGGAGTGAGCATTATGACCGAAATTTATACTGGAATTATAATTTTCCTGTGGATTTTTTAGTCACCGAAAGCAAGGATATGAAGGCTTGGTTAGCAGAAGGATATGACAAAAACTCCCTTGTTGCGGATCCGCAGTTTGTAGATCCGCTCAATGGCAACTACCAGGTAAGTGAGGATTCTCCTGCGTTGGCGCTTGGTTTTGAAAATTTCCCTATGGATAAATTTGGGCATCAGATGACCCGGATAGTTCCTTTTGGGGGCGAGTTTGAAGAGGATATAAAAGTGGAGCTAAAGAAGGACTTGCGAGCAAAAGATGGAGGCAAAGTGTATTTTACCCTTGACGGATCCGCCCCGACCATTCATTCCTTGGAATATAATGGTGAATTCATCTTGGATAAAAACACTACCGTAAGGGCGCAGACTTTTGATGCCAATGGCTTACCTGTTGGTTTCGAAATGAAAGCAGATTTTGAAAAAGTGGAAAAAGTTATTTATCCGAGCTGGTTACAAACCTTATTGGCCGGAAAATACCAAGGTGATGTAGTAGCTGCCGACCAAGCATTGGTAAAAGAGGTAGCTGGAGCCACACTGGTGAATATAAAAGATGATCCGGATTTGATTGATGCCACAGGCGGCTACGATTATGGTTGCTATATCAGGTCACTAGATGAGGACAAAGGCGCCATGTGGGGCGATGCAGGGCTAGAGCAAGACTGGGTCATACAACAAGTAAATGGCGTTACTGTCCGAAATATCACCTCCCTGGAAAGGGAATTGGCAAAATACCATAATCAGGACGTGGAAGTAACGGCAGCAAGAGATTATAGTACAAGTACGTTTACCGTAAAAGTACCATAA
- a CDS encoding COG1470 family protein — protein MMKNIRNRALWTFFAFMIAFYGYSQSKENIGSPDFSDWSGIQDVEGGIATIQNAQAISYTYAHQNRVYFPDIQRNYFGDAADWTAFSGLAFDLYLGSTSLTEVTAVLKVDSLDYKELNPVSTAKVNVLGEGWHKVYIPWDMFDIDAGQRLGTLYAIKHVSLSVNSNDRTTHQIRNVTVQKGRATYLEGGIQGKSAKAGEKAIYRFEVGNSTDLPQAVTLRIETMGWESMKAKLSNNIIELAPGESKEMELSVYIPDHLPEGIREKQVIKAIANGMGESEATLTFTTAVQLPFPNIVFTPDKWQDVKDKVANYEWAKEGLAAYEEKAQQWKVPKGNDFSDVEGSLLGKSVFNTDGKEILDCAIAYQLTGKEEYAAKCLAVLRRLTDPEIGYPATLVGGGNSFVAEGKFWQSIGRTYDLIRGSELLTPRDRELTDETFRLFVNQTIKGNRRGAISNWNMAEITAALYCALNLQDWHLIEQLLESPTGVYKHIEHGIMNDGWWYECAVGYNTWVATELSEIAIALEPWGINLKDRQFPIGTTKHFSLLASRREGGLMGMQFEKWGKIERNSVGIKAMWDATVQFLDYRGVILAVNDAVESQVAGKPYELAYYLYRDPEYAAVINRGDQRDLLYGVPDLPEVTSEQMKKSTYADNMGIVQLRSQTKGREQREQLQASLHYGSHGGYHGHFDRTSLVNMARYGRSFYGTLAYWFRYQSYLYKFWKQTSINKNMVVVDEKMQLPVENFRTLFHAGEMMQATAVETNSKWSYAPYGGIHYKADQTFAEKVWEEGRSITIPENAPEYGAVTGYTEPVMQRRTMLVMDDYVVLADYLEGEKEHQFDWMLQVKGFKGIYADKVKYSHHTFQMNTDPLGSAQFITDCDWYITEGTTKTQYEMCFGEGCDNRGVRLPNRADGPLKIDVYNAWPRKNEVMIGTSTESVGVNKKLWYTISADGEEVVNDSTGAWILGSKTIALDIAGKKQLELASKTESRVNNNTLFWGNAKVILSDSSEVFLSTLPLTYENILIPDEKGKDYYGGPVKIQGEQMDMSTPAMPEDTKEWGKVKVDLSGLDVVRLEAKVGGDFPLGDETSRLKNMAVRSHGKKARYLAVLEPYENESMVKEVIAKNENELVVKLLDGREQHITLSGMEEGNVSVAVEEYKNGKLIRQEKTK, from the coding sequence ATGATGAAAAATATACGAAATAGAGCGTTGTGGACATTTTTTGCCTTTATGATTGCATTTTATGGGTATTCCCAATCCAAGGAAAATATAGGTTCCCCTGATTTTTCTGATTGGTCAGGTATCCAAGATGTGGAAGGTGGCATAGCAACGATCCAAAATGCCCAAGCTATTTCTTATACCTATGCCCATCAAAACCGGGTTTATTTCCCTGATATACAGCGTAATTACTTTGGGGATGCCGCCGATTGGACTGCCTTTTCGGGATTGGCCTTTGACCTATATTTGGGATCTACTTCCCTCACTGAAGTTACGGCGGTGTTAAAGGTGGACTCCCTCGACTATAAAGAACTAAACCCTGTGAGTACCGCAAAAGTGAATGTGCTGGGAGAAGGTTGGCACAAGGTCTATATCCCGTGGGACATGTTTGATATTGATGCGGGACAACGGTTGGGGACGCTCTATGCCATTAAGCACGTAAGCTTGTCAGTGAATTCGAATGATAGGACCACACACCAGATCCGGAATGTAACGGTCCAAAAAGGAAGAGCCACTTATCTGGAAGGAGGCATCCAAGGTAAATCAGCCAAGGCCGGAGAAAAAGCGATCTATCGATTTGAAGTGGGCAATTCAACCGACCTGCCGCAGGCAGTCACGCTACGCATCGAGACCATGGGCTGGGAATCCATGAAAGCCAAGTTATCCAACAACATAATTGAGTTGGCTCCGGGAGAAAGCAAAGAAATGGAGCTGAGCGTTTATATTCCAGACCATCTGCCTGAGGGAATCCGGGAAAAGCAAGTGATCAAAGCCATTGCCAATGGAATGGGCGAATCCGAAGCGACACTCACCTTTACCACGGCTGTTCAGCTGCCTTTTCCCAATATTGTTTTTACACCTGATAAGTGGCAGGATGTGAAGGACAAGGTAGCTAACTATGAGTGGGCCAAGGAAGGTTTGGCAGCGTATGAAGAAAAAGCCCAACAATGGAAAGTACCTAAAGGAAATGACTTTTCTGATGTGGAAGGATCCTTGTTGGGGAAGTCGGTTTTCAATACGGACGGAAAAGAGATTTTGGACTGTGCCATTGCTTATCAACTTACAGGAAAAGAGGAATATGCTGCCAAATGCTTGGCGGTGCTACGACGGCTGACCGATCCAGAAATTGGGTATCCCGCCACCTTGGTAGGTGGTGGAAACTCCTTTGTGGCGGAGGGGAAATTTTGGCAATCTATTGGTCGGACATATGACCTTATCCGAGGCAGTGAACTTCTCACGCCAAGGGACAGGGAATTGACCGATGAGACATTCAGGCTTTTTGTGAACCAGACCATTAAGGGAAATAGGCGTGGAGCAATCAGCAATTGGAACATGGCCGAAATTACCGCAGCCCTTTACTGTGCGCTTAATCTCCAAGATTGGCACCTCATTGAGCAATTGCTGGAATCTCCTACTGGGGTGTATAAGCACATCGAGCATGGGATAATGAATGATGGCTGGTGGTACGAGTGTGCCGTCGGGTATAATACTTGGGTAGCCACAGAGCTGTCCGAAATAGCCATTGCCCTGGAGCCTTGGGGGATCAACCTTAAGGACCGACAGTTTCCCATAGGAACCACCAAGCACTTTAGCCTACTAGCCAGCAGAAGAGAAGGAGGCTTGATGGGCATGCAGTTTGAAAAATGGGGCAAAATCGAGCGAAACAGTGTAGGCATCAAGGCGATGTGGGATGCGACCGTCCAATTCCTGGATTATAGAGGAGTGATATTGGCCGTTAATGATGCCGTGGAATCTCAGGTGGCGGGCAAGCCGTACGAATTGGCTTATTACCTATACCGAGATCCTGAATATGCAGCTGTGATCAATAGGGGAGACCAGAGGGACTTACTGTATGGGGTGCCCGATTTGCCGGAAGTAACTTCTGAGCAAATGAAAAAGTCCACCTATGCCGACAATATGGGAATCGTCCAATTAAGGTCACAAACCAAAGGACGGGAACAACGAGAACAGCTCCAAGCATCGCTTCATTATGGATCGCATGGTGGCTACCATGGGCATTTTGATAGGACCAGCCTTGTGAACATGGCCAGGTACGGGCGGAGTTTTTATGGTACCCTGGCTTACTGGTTTCGTTACCAAAGCTACTTGTACAAATTCTGGAAACAAACCTCCATAAATAAAAACATGGTGGTGGTAGATGAGAAAATGCAATTGCCTGTAGAGAATTTCAGGACGTTGTTTCATGCTGGTGAAATGATGCAGGCCACCGCGGTGGAAACCAATTCAAAATGGAGCTATGCACCCTATGGCGGGATCCATTATAAAGCGGACCAAACTTTTGCAGAGAAAGTATGGGAAGAAGGACGGTCCATTACGATCCCAGAAAATGCCCCGGAATATGGTGCCGTTACGGGATATACCGAACCTGTGATGCAGCGAAGGACGATGTTGGTCATGGATGATTATGTGGTGTTGGCTGATTACCTGGAAGGAGAAAAAGAACACCAGTTTGATTGGATGCTGCAGGTGAAAGGTTTTAAAGGAATCTACGCCGATAAGGTGAAATATTCGCACCATACCTTTCAAATGAATACCGATCCACTTGGAAGTGCCCAGTTTATCACGGATTGTGATTGGTATATCACCGAAGGCACCACCAAAACCCAGTACGAAATGTGCTTCGGTGAAGGTTGCGACAATAGGGGAGTTCGACTGCCAAACAGGGCCGACGGCCCATTGAAAATAGATGTTTATAATGCTTGGCCCAGAAAAAACGAAGTGATGATCGGGACATCTACCGAGTCGGTAGGGGTAAATAAAAAGCTATGGTACACCATTTCGGCAGATGGCGAAGAGGTGGTCAATGATAGTACAGGAGCGTGGATTTTGGGAAGTAAGACTATCGCCCTGGATATTGCTGGCAAAAAGCAATTGGAACTGGCATCAAAAACCGAAAGTCGGGTGAACAACAACACCCTGTTTTGGGGAAATGCAAAAGTCATTTTGAGTGATAGTTCAGAAGTTTTTCTTTCTACCCTTCCCCTTACCTACGAAAACATCTTAATTCCTGACGAAAAGGGCAAAGACTATTACGGCGGCCCTGTCAAAATCCAAGGTGAACAGATGGATATGTCCACCCCGGCCATGCCGGAAGACACCAAGGAATGGGGGAAAGTAAAGGTGGATTTGAGCGGTTTGGATGTGGTGAGGTTGGAAGCTAAGGTAGGTGGTGATTTTCCACTGGGCGACGAGACTTCCAGGTTAAAGAATATGGCGGTAAGAAGCCATGGCAAAAAGGCCAGGTACTTGGCCGTACTGGAGCCCTACGAAAACGAATCCATGGTCAAAGAGGTCATTGCCAAAAATGAAAATGAATTGGTGGTAAAACTTCTCGATGGCCGCGAACAACACATTACGTTGTCGGGAATGGAAGAAGGTAATGTCTCGGTAGCAGTCGAGGAATACAAGAACGGAAAACTTATACGGCAAGAAAAAACCAAATAA